A section of the Methanoculleus horonobensis genome encodes:
- a CDS encoding type I 3-dehydroquinate dehydratase has product MKIVVSVEDAAAIDEVAEYNPTFIEIRLDRMEGDLLDQVRAIREKTDIPLIATLRSRDEGGRFVGDADLWARIVGPIARYVDIVDVEARYRDHAPFIKSQGVQILASLHTNEMPTSPELGRIEEMLRSYGDIPKIVVRPKTREDLFELVLFTHQAQKPICTSIMGAEFRYARAILPLFGSEFVFCHAGTPTAEGQYHIREMRQLADLLK; this is encoded by the coding sequence ATGAAGATCGTCGTCTCTGTGGAGGATGCCGCCGCTATCGACGAGGTGGCGGAGTACAACCCGACGTTCATCGAGATCAGGCTTGACAGGATGGAGGGGGATCTGCTGGATCAGGTTCGTGCCATCCGGGAGAAGACCGATATCCCGCTGATCGCCACGCTCAGGAGCAGGGACGAGGGGGGCCGGTTTGTCGGCGATGCGGATCTCTGGGCCCGGATCGTCGGGCCGATAGCACGGTACGTCGATATCGTGGACGTGGAAGCACGTTACCGGGATCACGCGCCGTTCATCAAGAGTCAGGGGGTCCAGATCCTTGCGTCGCTCCACACGAACGAGATGCCCACATCGCCGGAACTCGGGAGGATCGAGGAGATGCTCCGGTCATACGGCGATATCCCGAAGATCGTCGTGCGCCCTAAGACCCGTGAAGACCTCTTCGAACTCGTCCTCTTCACCCACCAGGCCCAGAAACCGATCTGCACGAGCATCATGGGCGCCGAGTTCCGCTACGCCCGTGCAATCCTGCCCCTCTTCGGGTCGGAGTTCGTCTTCTGCCATGCCGGCACCCCGACGGCCGAAGGGCAGTACCACATACGGGAGATGCGGCAGCTTGCGGATCTGCTGAAGTGA
- a CDS encoding pyrroline-5-carboxylate reductase family protein, with product MDCTGIIGYGHMGGMLVNGFLSSGVLGIDEVVVTSRSRESRDACAAAWPGIGIARANRELARRCRTIVLAVRPQEIEEVLREIVPVMDGDEHIVSLAAGISLAELEGTFSGSVTRVVPTITSTVGRGTTLICHGRQVGMHDARRVEGLFSSIGNVMLVGEEELPAATILSSCGPGLLAAIIEEFAAATVRASGLTPVQALGLATETAAATAAYLRETGETPGDLVGRVATGGGVTEVGVRGLRERLPEVFDEAVAAMLERYGTVGK from the coding sequence ATGGATTGCACAGGAATTATCGGCTACGGGCACATGGGCGGCATGCTGGTGAACGGATTTCTCTCGTCCGGTGTGCTCGGCATCGATGAGGTCGTGGTTACGTCCAGGAGCCGGGAGAGCCGGGATGCATGCGCCGCAGCGTGGCCGGGCATCGGCATCGCTAGAGCGAACAGGGAACTCGCCCGGCGGTGCCGCACGATCGTCCTCGCCGTCAGGCCGCAGGAGATAGAAGAAGTCCTCCGCGAGATCGTCCCCGTGATGGACGGTGACGAGCATATCGTCTCGCTCGCCGCAGGCATCAGCCTCGCGGAGCTTGAGGGGACGTTTTCGGGTTCGGTCACCCGGGTCGTTCCCACGATCACCTCCACGGTCGGGCGGGGGACGACGCTTATCTGCCACGGGCGGCAGGTGGGCATGCACGACGCTCGCCGGGTGGAGGGGCTCTTCTCGTCCATCGGGAACGTTATGCTCGTCGGCGAGGAAGAACTCCCGGCGGCCACCATACTCTCGAGCTGCGGGCCGGGGCTGCTCGCCGCCATCATCGAGGAATTTGCGGCCGCAACAGTCCGTGCGAGCGGTCTTACGCCGGTTCAGGCACTTGGCCTCGCAACGGAGACGGCGGCGGCTACGGCCGCCTACCTCCGGGAGACCGGCGAGACCCCCGGCGATCTGGTCGGGCGGGTCGCGACCGGCGGCGGCGTCACGGAGGTCGGTGTCAGGGGGCTCCGGGAACGGCTGCCGGAAGTCTTCGACGAGGCGGTCGCTGCCATGCTGGAACGCTACGGTACGGTGGGGAAGTGA
- a CDS encoding DUF3656 domain-containing U32 family peptidase, with protein MPHDHHKTSVLPELLAPAGSPEALAAAVAAGADAVYLAGRRFGARHYAANFSDEELESAVGYAHLHGVRVYVTVNVLVRDAELPDVARYLLHLYEIGVDAVLVQDLGVAALAREIVPDLILHASTQMAIHNREGVARAAREGFSRAVLARELTLSEIEDIAADAGARGIGIEVFAHGALCYCYSGQCLLSSVIGGRSGNRGMCAQPCRKPYRLMAAGTDEYGRPRNLRAVPGDDRYLLSTRDLSVYPRLDVLARAPVASLKIEGRMRSVEYVATVTAIYRRALDAIAAGEDWSPSREDMRDLALAFNREFTEGYILGAREIMARDRPGNRGLPLGTVTGYDSRRREATVRLTGDLVPRSGDGLAFCTDDPDRDAGAVVRGTPAVRSGTVRLSVPAPVDPGARVFLTKSADLEERTKRILERPLQPLPLDVTVVWEDGTPDLEAVVDPDGGEPLRVRYRSDLVMEPARSRPLIEEQIAEQLTKTGGTPFAIRNLTLRYPGGLFAPLGELNRVRRAFLERVGEAVLAARRPGEDAVHAARERAGKAIAGLERPAGSGREERLPSVSVYTSTLEEAEAAVRGGARTVYLEVSVPGLLEEAAAVCREAGADLVWKWPSITRRTFLDAAAPLLPSLYHAGVRGVMVSGTGAADAVRRAEPRMALYGAAGLNLWNHRAAAELAPLFLRCTASPELPADDLAGLAALAGDTPELEVLVQGNVEAMVTEDRLAAAVTGKEPGGRFLGLQDGRNRVFPLRCDNEGRTYIANAVETSLIDRLPRIAGMGIDAVAIDARGRGARYAGDMAGIYRAGIDAAGRGDPGMLSALKDEVKRRALGGITGGHFVRGIEE; from the coding sequence ATGCCGCACGATCACCATAAGACGTCCGTGTTGCCGGAACTGCTTGCTCCGGCCGGGTCGCCGGAGGCCCTGGCCGCAGCGGTTGCCGCCGGTGCCGATGCCGTCTACCTTGCCGGCCGGCGGTTCGGAGCCAGGCACTACGCGGCGAACTTCTCCGACGAGGAACTCGAATCAGCCGTCGGTTACGCGCACCTCCACGGTGTCAGGGTCTACGTCACCGTAAACGTCCTCGTCCGGGACGCCGAACTCCCCGACGTCGCTCGCTACCTCCTCCACCTCTACGAGATCGGGGTCGACGCCGTCCTGGTGCAGGACCTCGGGGTGGCGGCGCTTGCCCGGGAGATCGTCCCGGACCTCATACTCCACGCCTCGACCCAGATGGCGATCCACAACCGGGAGGGCGTGGCGCGAGCGGCACGGGAGGGGTTCTCCCGCGCGGTGCTCGCCCGGGAGCTTACCCTATCCGAGATCGAGGATATCGCGGCCGATGCCGGAGCGCGGGGGATCGGGATCGAGGTCTTCGCTCACGGGGCGCTCTGCTACTGCTACTCGGGCCAGTGCCTCCTCTCCTCGGTCATCGGGGGACGGAGCGGGAACCGCGGGATGTGCGCCCAGCCCTGCCGGAAGCCCTATCGGCTCATGGCCGCCGGGACGGATGAGTACGGGCGCCCGAGGAACCTCCGTGCCGTGCCCGGAGATGACCGTTACCTGCTCTCGACCCGGGATCTCTCGGTATATCCCCGCCTCGACGTTCTTGCACGTGCGCCGGTGGCTTCGCTCAAGATAGAGGGGAGGATGCGCTCGGTGGAGTACGTTGCCACGGTGACGGCCATCTACCGGCGTGCTCTCGACGCGATCGCCGCCGGGGAAGACTGGTCGCCCTCGCGGGAGGATATGCGCGACCTTGCGCTTGCGTTCAACCGGGAGTTCACGGAGGGCTACATCCTCGGCGCCCGCGAGATCATGGCCCGCGACCGGCCCGGGAACCGGGGTCTCCCGCTCGGCACGGTCACCGGTTACGACTCGCGGAGGCGGGAGGCGACCGTGCGCCTTACGGGCGATCTCGTGCCGCGTTCCGGTGACGGGCTCGCCTTCTGCACCGACGACCCCGACCGCGACGCAGGAGCGGTCGTCCGCGGCACCCCCGCCGTCCGCTCCGGCACGGTGCGGCTCTCCGTCCCTGCACCCGTCGATCCCGGCGCCCGGGTCTTCCTGACGAAGAGCGCGGATCTCGAGGAGCGGACGAAGCGGATCCTGGAAAGGCCCCTGCAACCACTGCCGCTCGACGTGACGGTCGTCTGGGAGGATGGGACGCCCGACCTCGAGGCGGTCGTCGACCCGGACGGCGGCGAACCGCTCCGGGTGCGCTACCGCTCCGACCTCGTGATGGAGCCGGCACGGAGCCGGCCGCTCATCGAAGAGCAGATTGCGGAGCAGCTGACAAAGACCGGGGGGACGCCGTTTGCGATCCGGAACCTGACGCTCCGCTACCCCGGCGGGCTCTTCGCGCCGCTTGGCGAGTTGAACCGGGTCCGGCGAGCATTCCTGGAGAGAGTCGGGGAGGCGGTGCTCGCCGCACGGCGTCCCGGGGAGGATGCGGTGCATGCTGCGCGGGAACGGGCCGGGAAGGCCATCGCCGGGCTGGAGCGGCCGGCGGGATCGGGAAGAGAAGAACGGCTTCCGTCGGTCTCGGTCTACACCAGTACCCTCGAAGAGGCAGAGGCCGCCGTCCGGGGCGGCGCCCGCACCGTCTACCTGGAGGTCTCCGTTCCCGGCCTCCTCGAGGAGGCCGCCGCCGTCTGCCGGGAGGCAGGAGCGGATCTCGTCTGGAAATGGCCGTCGATCACCCGGCGCACCTTCCTCGACGCTGCAGCCCCACTCCTCCCGTCGCTCTACCATGCGGGCGTCCGCGGGGTGATGGTGAGCGGGACGGGCGCAGCGGACGCGGTGCGGCGGGCCGAACCCCGGATGGCGCTCTACGGCGCCGCCGGGCTGAACCTCTGGAACCACCGCGCCGCCGCGGAACTCGCGCCGCTCTTCCTGCGGTGTACGGCCTCCCCCGAACTCCCGGCCGACGACCTTGCCGGGCTTGCGGCCCTGGCCGGGGATACCCCCGAACTCGAGGTGCTGGTGCAGGGCAACGTCGAGGCGATGGTGACCGAGGACAGGCTCGCGGCGGCAGTCACCGGAAAAGAGCCCGGCGGCCGGTTCCTGGGCCTCCAGGACGGAAGAAACCGCGTCTTCCCGCTCCGGTGCGACAACGAGGGGCGGACGTATATCGCAAACGCCGTCGAGACCTCTCTCATCGATCGCCTCCCCCGGATCGCAGGGATGGGGATCGATGCCGTCGCCATCGACGCACGGGGACGGGGGGCCCGCTATGCCGGGGATATGGCCGGGATCTACCGGGCGGGGATCGACGCTGCAGGACGAGGAGACCCCGGCATGCTTTCCGCGCTCAAGGACGAGGTGAAACGGCGGGCACTCGGCGGCATCACCGGCGGGCACTTTGTCAGGGGGATAGAGGAGTGA